TTAATGTGCCTTTAGCCAAAGAAAAAGGAGTACCAATTAATAGTATCTTTTCTACTTTACAAGGTTATATTGGTGGAGTGTATGCTTCTGATTTTTCTAAATTCGGAAAACAATTTAGAGTGTATATTCAAGCACTACCAGATGACAGAGCAACGGTAGATGATTTAAATAGCATGTATGTTAGAACAAATTCTGGAGAAATGACACCTATTACACAGTTTGTAAAATTAGAACGTGTATATGGACCACAATCAGTTACTCGTTTTAACCTATTTAATTCTACAACCATAATAGGTGCTACAAACGAAGGTTTTAGTACAGGAGATGCTATTAGAGTTATTGAAGAAGAAGTTGCAAAATTACCAAGTAACTATACCGTTGCATATTCTGGTTTAACAAGAGAAGAGGTTAACGCTGGTAACCAAACTGCATTTATTTTTGCTTTAAGTATTCTATTTGTATATTTCTTATTAAGTGCACAATACGAAAGTTACTTATTACCTTTTGCTGTTGTATTATCATTACCATTTGGTGTATTTGGAGCATATATAAGTACCTACTTCTTTGGACTAGAAAACAACATTTATTTCCAAATTGCTTTAATTATGTTGATTGGTCTACTCGCCAAGAACGCCATATTAATTGTAGAGTTTGCTTTGCAGCGTCGTAAAAATGGAGAAAGTATTGTAGATGCTGCTATTCATGGAGCAAAATCTCGTTTACGTCCTATTTTAATGACTTCATTTGCCTTTATTCTTGGTTTAATGCCATTAGTATTAGCAAAAGGTGTAGGATCTGAAGGAAACAACTCTATAGGTACAGGTGCTGTTGGTGGAATGTTAATTGGTACCATTTTAGGAGTCTTTGTAATTCCGATACTATTTATATTATTTCAATGGTTACAAGAAAAAGTTTCTAGTAAACCAGCCGTTATTTCTCAACAAAAAGAAGAAGAATAAGATGATCTCAATTATAAAAAACAAAAACCTTCAAAAAGGAGTCGTTTTAGCTGTAATGGCTTTTACGTTACAAAGTTGTTTTGTTGCCAAAGAGTATACAAGACCAGAAATTACAGAAACAGAAAACTTGTACAGAACAGATAATTTGCCATCAGATAGTATATCTATGGCAGATGTATCTTGGAAAACCTTGTTTACCGATACCTATTTACAGCAATACATAGAAGAAGGATTGCAAAACAATATGGATATTAGAATTGCAATACAACAAATAGTTGCAGCCGAAGCCTATGCAAAACAAGGTAAAGCAGGTTATTTACCAACTTTAAGTGTTGGTCCAAATCTTACACATCAAGAATTGTCTAAAAACAGTCAGTTTGGTGCTTTTTTAACAAATACATCTACAGACCAGTATGATATTACCGCTTCACTTTCTTGGGAAGCTGATATTTGGGGAAAAATACGTAGTAATAAACGTGCAACACAAGCTGCTTTTTTACAAAGTGTAGCAGGACATCAAGCCGTAAAAACGCAACTAATTTCTAGTATTGCAAATACATATTACACTATTTTGGCTTTAGATGCACAGTTAGAAATTACCAAAACATCTATTAAAACTAGAAAAAAAGGAGTAGAAACTATTATCGCTTTAAAAGAGGCTGGTTTAACAAATCAGGTAGCAGTAGATCAAAATATTGCACAATACAATAACGCTAAAGCATTAGAAATAGATTTACAAGTGGCTCTTTTTAAAGCAGAAAATACACTAGGTATTTTGTTAGGCAAAGCACCTCAACAAATTAAGAGAAGTAGTTTAGACCAACAAACCATAAATTCTGAAATGAAATTAGGGGTTGCTTCTCAATTATTAAGCAACCGACCAGATGTGATGGCTGCAGAATATGGATTAATTAGTGCTTTCGAGTTAACAAATGTTGCTAGAAGTAGTTTATATCCTTCTTTAACTTTAACTGCCTCTGGCGGATTGCAAAGTTTAGATTTTGATAAATTATTTAACGCAAATTCATTATTTGCGAATATTGTTGGGGGTTTAACACAACCTATTTTTAATAAACGAAAATTAAAAACACAAAAAGAAGTTGCTATTGCACAACAAGAACAAGCACTACTAAACTTTAAAAAGACTTTATTAGTTGCAGGTAACGAAGTTTCTAATGCACTCTATTCTTACAATTCTGAAAACAAAAAGTATGAATTCTTACAAAATGAAGTAGAAGCTTTACGCAAAGCAGAAAAAAATTCTGAAGAATTATTAAAAAATGGATATGCCACTTATTTAGACTTATTAACGGCTAGACAAAGTGCATTAAGCTCTGAAATTAAAGTGATTGGTAGCAGATTACAACAATTACAATCTGTTGTTAACCTTTATGAAGCTTTAGGAGGTGGTTTAAAATAAACTAAAATGGTTAGTAAACAAGAACTTTTAGAGTGTTCTATTACCAACTTTATCAAATTTGGAAGCAAGCGTTTTTCTATGAATCAGCTTGCTTCTGAACTTGGTATTTCTAAAAAAACCATCTACAAACACTTTAAAAATAAAGACGAACTCATTTCTAAAGGGGTTCGTTTTATTGTAGATAAATATTTACACGAAGTAGATAAAATTCTAAAAAACACAGAAGATCCTATAGAAAGAATTCTCTTAATTCAGAAAAATAGTTTTCAATATTTAAACTATTTTCAGCCTACATTTTTATACGGAATTAAGAAATATTACCACAATGCAGACACTGTTTTTAAAGATTTTAAAGACAACTTTATAAAAAACAACTTAAAACCTTTGCTTGAAGAGGCTATAGAAAAAGAGTATCTTCGCAAAAGTTTAAACGTAGATTTGTTTTGCGATTTGTATTTTACAAGAATTAAAGACTTTGTTTTTAATCCTAAAAATCTTTTTGAAATTTATGGTATCGAGGTGGTTTTTGAGCATCTTATTCTAAATAATTTACGAGGTTTTATCACACCAAATTACAAAGACACAAAAAAATTATTTACTTAATTATTTTTTATGAAAAAAGACATTCACATACCAGAAGTTACAGACGTAGAAATGGCTGTTGTTTATGAATACAATGATTTGTACAAAACAGATGATTGGAATGTGTATATTCTTAATAATAAGAAAGTAGACTTAGAAATGATGGTAATTGTTTCTCAGGGTTTTTCTGATACAAAAACTACTTCTTTATTACGTAAAAAGTTAGACAAACTACCCGCAAATTCTTTTGCTAAAATTGAATTTATTCAACCAGAATTATTCAAGTTAAATAACCGTTTTCAGGTTTCTTTTTTTGAAGGAAACACTTTACACGAAAAAACATTTTTCTTTAAAGAAAACACCGTTAAAGAAGGTGCTTTGCGTATGATTGATGAAATTAAAAAGCGTGGTATTTTAGCTGAGTAATCATTGCGAAGTTTACTTTTTTGTAAGCTATGGCAATCTCTTCATTAAACAAACAGATTACTTCGTCCTAACGTCCTCGTAAAGACAAATTGTTAACAAATACGCCCGCGTTAGCGATTGCAACGGCATCCTTTTTGTTTTTTACAAAAAGATATAGTGAAAAGCGCGACCCTTGTGGTAACGCCCAAATTATTATAAACTGAGAGTTTAAAAAAATCTTTATTTGATTAAACAGATTGCTTCGTCATTCTTCCTCGCAATGACCTAACTTTGTTGTTTAATAAGCAGGAGATTGTACTGAAATTTCTGTAGTCTTTTTATTTTGTAAATTTAGTAAAAGTATTTTTTTTTCATTTAGAGTAAACTCTGATACACTTTTAATTATTCCATTAAAATCACAAGGAAAATCTTGAAAATTATCCTCAAATATTTGAGCTTCTTCATTCCAAATAGGCACATTAATTTCTTTTGTACAAATGTCTTCTTTTGTACAACTACTAAAAGATAAAATAATTATGAAAGTTAAAATGAAATGACTTAAAGTTAACTTTTCTAAATGCATATTTCTAGTTTAATATTTACTTTTTAGTTTTAGTCTTTTCTACCAAATGCTACCCTACTACCCCATAAAACCAATAACTAAGTACATAATTACGGTAAGTACACCGCCAACCAAAGCATAAGGTAATTGTGTTTTTACATGGTCTATATGGTCACTTGCGGATGCCATAGAAGAGATAATAGAAGTGTCTGAAATTGGCGAGCAATGGTCTCCAAAAATTC
The nucleotide sequence above comes from Polaribacter butkevichii. Encoded proteins:
- a CDS encoding TetR/AcrR family transcriptional regulator; this encodes MVSKQELLECSITNFIKFGSKRFSMNQLASELGISKKTIYKHFKNKDELISKGVRFIVDKYLHEVDKILKNTEDPIERILLIQKNSFQYLNYFQPTFLYGIKKYYHNADTVFKDFKDNFIKNNLKPLLEEAIEKEYLRKSLNVDLFCDLYFTRIKDFVFNPKNLFEIYGIEVVFEHLILNNLRGFITPNYKDTKKLFT
- a CDS encoding efflux transporter outer membrane subunit; amino-acid sequence: MISIIKNKNLQKGVVLAVMAFTLQSCFVAKEYTRPEITETENLYRTDNLPSDSISMADVSWKTLFTDTYLQQYIEEGLQNNMDIRIAIQQIVAAEAYAKQGKAGYLPTLSVGPNLTHQELSKNSQFGAFLTNTSTDQYDITASLSWEADIWGKIRSNKRATQAAFLQSVAGHQAVKTQLISSIANTYYTILALDAQLEITKTSIKTRKKGVETIIALKEAGLTNQVAVDQNIAQYNNAKALEIDLQVALFKAENTLGILLGKAPQQIKRSSLDQQTINSEMKLGVASQLLSNRPDVMAAEYGLISAFELTNVARSSLYPSLTLTASGGLQSLDFDKLFNANSLFANIVGGLTQPIFNKRKLKTQKEVAIAQQEQALLNFKKTLLVAGNEVSNALYSYNSENKKYEFLQNEVEALRKAEKNSEELLKNGYATYLDLLTARQSALSSEIKVIGSRLQQLQSVVNLYEALGGGLK